Proteins encoded in a region of the Natator depressus isolate rNatDep1 chromosome 23, rNatDep2.hap1, whole genome shotgun sequence genome:
- the PRAF2 gene encoding PRA1 family protein 2, whose product MSEVRPPPLRALGDFLLGPARLAPPDPRDPQRWRNRVLNNLLYYQSNYGLGLGLALLLGGYFRPLHTLLSGSAVTLVFVAFVWAAENKAPIRRFRRSYPGASLLAVLGSAYGLVSLLGGSRVFLLTITLPISMILIHASFRLRNLKNKIENKIESIGLKRTPMGLLLEAMGQEQEAGS is encoded by the exons ATGTCCGAGGTGCGGCCGCCCCCGCTGCGGGCGCTGGGCGATTTCCTGCTGGGCCCCGCGCGCCTGGCGCCCCCGGACCCGCGCGACCCGCAGCGCTGGAGGAACCGGGTCCTCAACAACCTGCTGTATTACCAGAGCAACTacgggctgggcctggggctggcgctgctgctgggggg GTACTTCCGGCCCCTGCACACCCTGCTTTCTGGCTCCGCCGTGACCCTCGTCTTCGTCGCCTTCGTCTGGGCGGCCGAGAACAAGGCTCCAATTCGGCGCTTCCGGCGCAGCTACCCTGGCGCCAGCCTCCTGGCCGTGCTGGGGAGCGCCTATGGCCTGGTGTCCCTGTTGGGGGGCTCGAGGGTCTTCCTGCTGACAATCACCCTGCCCATCTCCA TGATTCTGATCCACGCCTCCTTTCGCCTCCGGAACCTCAAGAATAAAATCGAGAACAAGATCGAGAGCATTGGGCTGAAGAGGACGCCCATGGGGCTACTGTTGGAGGCGATGGGCCAGGAACAAGAAGCTGGCTCTTAA